One window from the genome of Alnus glutinosa chromosome 13, dhAlnGlut1.1, whole genome shotgun sequence encodes:
- the LOC133854454 gene encoding ferredoxin C 2, chloroplastic, whose protein sequence is MDLRVSCTTCTSVYRRPVLNRRLSPPKSYNNYRFSSLKCRRKITSELQAPVGVTVPSGSSHSPSIPSHRVTVHDRQRGVVHQFLVPEDQYILHTAESQNISLPFACRHGCCTSCAVRVKSGQLRQPEALGISAELKSKGYALLCVGFPSSDLEVETQDEDEVYWLQFGRYFARGPVERDDYALELAMGDE, encoded by the exons ATGGACCTTAGAGTTTCTTGCACTACCTGCACTTCTGTGTACAGGAGACCGGTACTTAACCGGCGACTTTCTCCGCCGAAGAGCTATAACAATTACCGCTTCAGCTCCTTGAAATGTCGCCGCAAAATAACGTCAGAGCTGCAAGCGCCGGTGGGAGTCACCGTTCCATCCGGTAGCAGCCACTCTCCGTCGATCCCTTCCCATAGAGTCACCGTTCACGACCGACAGCGTGGAGTGGTTCACCAGTTCCTCGTTCCCGAG GACCAGTATATATTGCACACTGCTGAATCTCAGAACATCTCCCTTCCTTTCGCTTGCAGGCATG GTTGTTGTACTAGCTGTGCTGTACGTGTAAAATCTGGACAACTTAGACAGCCTGAAGCGCTAGGAATTTCTGCAGAATTGAAATCAAAG GGGTATGCACTACTCTGTGTGGGTTTCCCATCATCTGACCTTGAAGTGGAAACACAAGACGAGGATGAG GTATATTGGCTTCAGTTTGGAAGATATTTCGCCCGAGGACCAGTA